A genomic segment from Acetomicrobium sp. S15 = DSM 107314 encodes:
- the greA gene encoding transcription elongation factor GreA: MATSRATNTDSIVMTREGYEKLKSELMHLRSEGREEIAKMLEEARSFGDLSENAEYHSAKEAQDKLESRIQWLEYQLSKAKVVDSHEVDTSRVMVGTTVTLYDIDLDKEVTYTIVSTQEADPKSNRISAASPVGQALIGSTVGEEVVVRVPRGVRRLKIQDIRVK; this comes from the coding sequence ATGGCCACGAGTCGAGCGACAAATACTGATTCTATCGTTATGACAAGGGAGGGGTACGAAAAACTCAAATCCGAGCTGATGCACCTTCGAAGCGAAGGAAGAGAAGAAATCGCGAAGATGCTTGAAGAGGCCCGTTCGTTCGGCGACCTCAGCGAAAACGCCGAATATCATTCGGCAAAAGAAGCTCAAGATAAACTAGAAAGCAGAATTCAATGGCTGGAATATCAATTGAGCAAGGCAAAGGTCGTAGATAGCCACGAGGTCGACACGAGCCGCGTCATGGTGGGGACGACAGTCACATTATACGATATAGACCTGGACAAGGAAGTCACATACACGATAGTAAGCACACAGGAAGCTGATCCAAAGTCAAACCGCATCTCCGCGGCAAGTCCAGTAGGACAGGCTTTGATAGGATCGACAGTGGGGGAAGAAGTGGTCGTCAGAGTCCCCAGAGGGGTCAGAAGGCTAAAGATCCAGGACATTCGCGTCAAATAA
- a CDS encoding D-alanine--D-alanine ligase, with amino-acid sequence MKVLLAFGGEGPEREISILSGEAVLAALSEGGHDVIQANINKPKEILPFLERVAPDVVFLCFHGGWGEDGRIQAFLDLLGFPYTCSGPEACTLAMDKEASKAIFCHCGIRTPFGIALDAGDADILPDRPEISDLLRAGKRLVIKPTSCGSTVGVSVVSTANDLLAAGSAAAHYGQRILVEEYIEGRELTVAVWDGDAEPIAFPVIEIKPQSGFYSYEAKYTPGRSRYVVPASLEGCVLKEVQSAAIRAHLALGCHIYSRVDIRLGIDDKPYVLEVNTIPGMTATSLVPKAAKAYGWSFPELASRMVEAALKAAPPKRRGIVLFDANVLDL; translated from the coding sequence GTGAAGGTGCTGTTAGCGTTCGGGGGCGAAGGTCCGGAGAGGGAAATATCTATATTGAGTGGCGAGGCGGTTCTTGCAGCACTTAGCGAAGGCGGACATGATGTTATTCAGGCCAATATAAATAAGCCTAAGGAGATCCTTCCATTTCTTGAAAGGGTAGCCCCAGATGTGGTTTTCCTCTGTTTTCATGGAGGGTGGGGTGAGGATGGTCGGATACAGGCGTTCCTCGATCTCTTGGGGTTCCCTTACACTTGCTCTGGTCCGGAAGCTTGCACCCTTGCTATGGACAAAGAAGCGAGCAAGGCCATCTTTTGCCACTGCGGTATTCGCACCCCCTTTGGGATAGCCCTCGATGCAGGTGATGCAGATATACTGCCCGACAGGCCAGAGATATCGGACCTCTTGAGAGCGGGGAAGAGATTAGTTATAAAACCGACCTCCTGTGGTAGCACTGTGGGTGTGTCCGTAGTCTCTACAGCAAATGACCTTCTCGCTGCTGGAAGCGCAGCAGCGCACTACGGCCAGCGCATATTGGTGGAGGAATATATAGAAGGCAGAGAACTAACAGTGGCAGTATGGGACGGTGACGCCGAACCCATCGCTTTCCCTGTCATAGAAATAAAGCCTCAGAGCGGCTTTTACTCCTACGAGGCTAAATACACGCCCGGCAGAAGCCGCTATGTCGTTCCGGCTTCGCTCGAAGGTTGCGTTTTAAAAGAAGTCCAATCTGCCGCTATAAGAGCACATCTGGCGCTGGGTTGCCACATTTATAGCCGTGTGGACATAAGACTTGGAATCGACGATAAGCCCTACGTACTTGAGGTCAATACGATTCCAGGTATGACGGCCACAAGCCTAGTGCCCAAGGCAGCCAAAGCCTACGGCTGGTCTTTTCCGGAGCTCGCATCGAGGATGGTCGAGGCAGCCCTCAAGGCTGCGCCTCCAAAGCGCAGGGGTATCGTTTTATTTGACGCGAATGTCCTGGATCTTTAG
- a CDS encoding LPS-assembly protein LptD — MASSVRRILVCLVLLTFFGSPAFPQDDEKEKITLEADYLVYEEAEGIARAEGNAKLRTKDMTLYAPHLEYHVYEQAAKATAGDGGEVVMLSDGKRLSGERLEYDLLSKEGILYNASGRADSVFLRGGSLEVAPARAAMQRKWISKGDAKRVPPEEQVGRWSDVSITTCDQPRPHYRLVTSHVTVIPGYRLVAKNPKIYIGESLLFSYPFEYTVDLREKKEGASAVPFLAYDSDKGVGMRLSTSLSWSEEFEADATIFYWTKEDFEGEISGRYRPNPELDLFLLSQYTYSTTDDEKLWRPQWGANWVHRGWTANVLWSEREDVEVEKEAGVTYEGTLWRSPEFSLSSPWKKVGSHNEARLLLFWGEYEEIGESYRRSGWGVEARSEEDPMNNHRIKPYWRLRYLWWDYDHEDDLQEITSANVGFAWKAGIFSMRTAYLRRWVSGKSPMDWDDYDEREELYQTISMPVKGKWHLSLRGGYDLRDSHLDEMVYRVIYDEHCYQWEFVYVDDMVENDDWAGLRLTIKVYPKQPVFLNDRMRKLDELETEL, encoded by the coding sequence ATGGCTTCGTCCGTGAGAAGGATTTTGGTCTGCCTTGTCCTCTTGACTTTTTTCGGATCTCCGGCTTTCCCTCAAGACGACGAAAAGGAGAAAATCACGCTCGAGGCCGATTATCTCGTCTATGAGGAGGCCGAAGGGATTGCGCGCGCCGAAGGCAACGCCAAGCTCCGCACGAAAGATATGACGCTATACGCTCCCCACCTGGAATATCACGTTTACGAGCAAGCGGCGAAGGCGACGGCGGGAGATGGCGGCGAGGTCGTTATGCTCTCGGATGGGAAGCGCCTTTCCGGCGAGCGCCTCGAATATGACCTTTTATCCAAAGAGGGAATATTGTATAACGCATCAGGTCGAGCTGACTCAGTGTTCCTCAGGGGGGGTTCTCTTGAAGTTGCCCCTGCAAGAGCTGCCATGCAGAGAAAGTGGATCTCGAAAGGGGATGCAAAACGCGTTCCGCCCGAAGAGCAGGTAGGGCGGTGGAGCGATGTCTCCATAACTACCTGCGACCAGCCGAGGCCTCATTACAGGCTCGTCACGTCGCACGTCACCGTCATACCCGGTTACCGCCTCGTGGCGAAGAACCCTAAGATATATATAGGGGAATCGCTTTTGTTTTCGTACCCTTTCGAGTATACGGTAGATTTGAGGGAGAAGAAGGAGGGTGCCTCGGCTGTCCCGTTCCTCGCCTACGATAGCGACAAAGGCGTAGGGATGCGCCTATCCACTTCACTTTCCTGGAGCGAAGAGTTCGAAGCCGACGCCACCATATTTTATTGGACCAAAGAAGACTTTGAAGGAGAGATCTCCGGACGATATCGCCCGAACCCAGAGTTAGATCTCTTTCTGTTGAGCCAGTATACCTACAGCACCACCGACGATGAGAAGTTGTGGCGCCCTCAATGGGGAGCAAATTGGGTTCATCGAGGATGGACGGCGAACGTGCTCTGGTCTGAACGGGAGGATGTAGAGGTCGAAAAAGAAGCCGGCGTCACATACGAAGGCACGCTCTGGCGTTCCCCTGAATTTTCCCTTTCCAGCCCTTGGAAGAAGGTGGGGTCACACAACGAAGCCCGCCTGTTGTTATTTTGGGGCGAGTACGAAGAAATAGGGGAGTCGTATCGCCGAAGCGGGTGGGGGGTTGAGGCCCGCAGCGAAGAAGATCCGATGAACAACCACCGGATAAAGCCGTACTGGAGATTGCGTTATCTCTGGTGGGATTACGATCACGAGGACGACCTCCAGGAGATAACGAGCGCCAACGTGGGGTTTGCGTGGAAGGCCGGGATATTTTCCATGAGGACGGCATATTTAAGGCGATGGGTCAGCGGCAAGTCTCCCATGGACTGGGATGATTACGATGAGAGGGAGGAGTTGTACCAGACCATTTCCATGCCGGTTAAGGGAAAGTGGCACCTATCTCTGAGGGGAGGCTATGACTTGAGAGATAGCCACCTCGATGAGATGGTTTATCGCGTGATTTACGACGAGCATTGCTATCAATGGGAGTTTGTCTACGTGGATGATATGGTGGAAAATGATGACTGGGCGGGTTTGCGCCTGACGATAAAGGTGTATCCTAAACAACCGGTCTTTTTGAACGACAGAATGCGGAAGCTCGACGAGCTGGAAACGGAGCTGTGA
- a CDS encoding NTF2-like N-terminal transpeptidase domain-containing protein: protein MRRRLALSLMLVLSFAGTLFAQDGDGEKVSEILDKWTAFHWAPDCLIWAVHYPDEIVDPWVALEASRRGLSSEEAARYRANFIRDLRLDSSEPFLVTVYHFGVGPLEFAPFSERIALLLPSGERIKPFFYEPQFDGPISGVVQGLVFFPKQEREDFELVVSGLGKKERRFSFKGRVAPEEAPTVKPVIVQLPSLNEMPKEKTQEKPSAPETPKKAAPKPSPKPEVPPPDEPPVWIVPPSAPIPPKEEQPLSPPMQPLTSEKKESSTKVPSKEEVVKRFLEAWAAGDTEEMYSFLDEESKKRYPLKTFEERVMDNSLRWALKDGYTTEWLAEDKVRVVAVQKLLVMRLLRRVDLSLVRHEEEWKIAW from the coding sequence ATGCGGCGACGCCTCGCTCTCTCGTTGATGTTGGTGCTTTCTTTCGCTGGGACTCTCTTTGCCCAGGACGGAGATGGTGAAAAAGTGAGCGAGATCCTCGATAAGTGGACTGCCTTTCATTGGGCGCCGGATTGTCTCATATGGGCGGTCCACTATCCTGATGAAATTGTCGATCCATGGGTGGCTTTAGAGGCTTCGCGTCGCGGCCTCTCTTCAGAAGAAGCTGCCCGATACAGGGCTAACTTCATCCGCGATTTGCGCCTCGATTCCTCGGAGCCGTTTCTTGTGACCGTATATCACTTCGGCGTCGGACCGTTGGAATTTGCACCGTTCTCCGAACGCATAGCGCTCTTGCTGCCGTCAGGAGAGCGAATCAAGCCGTTTTTTTACGAACCTCAATTCGATGGACCGATAAGCGGCGTAGTCCAAGGATTAGTCTTCTTCCCCAAGCAAGAGCGAGAGGATTTTGAACTGGTCGTATCGGGCTTAGGGAAAAAAGAAAGGCGCTTTTCTTTTAAAGGGCGCGTCGCCCCTGAAGAAGCGCCCACCGTTAAACCCGTGATAGTCCAGCTGCCGTCGTTGAATGAGATGCCTAAAGAGAAAACGCAGGAAAAGCCCAGTGCTCCTGAAACACCGAAAAAGGCTGCCCCCAAACCCAGTCCAAAACCTGAGGTGCCCCCTCCTGACGAGCCACCGGTCTGGATAGTTCCTCCGAGTGCTCCCATTCCGCCGAAAGAAGAGCAACCATTGTCACCTCCGATGCAACCTTTGACATCGGAGAAAAAAGAATCGTCGACAAAAGTTCCTTCCAAGGAGGAGGTCGTAAAACGCTTCTTAGAAGCCTGGGCTGCGGGAGATACCGAAGAGATGTATTCCTTTCTCGACGAGGAGTCTAAAAAGCGGTATCCTTTGAAAACCTTTGAGGAGCGCGTTATGGACAATAGTCTGCGATGGGCATTGAAGGACGGTTATACGACGGAATGGCTGGCTGAAGATAAGGTTAGGGTTGTAGCTGTGCAGAAGCTTTTAGTGATGCGCCTCTTAAGGAGGGTGGATCTCTCCCTCGTCCGCCACGAGGAGGAATGGAAGATTGCGTGGTAA